The following coding sequences are from one Enterococcus sp. 4G2_DIV0659 window:
- a CDS encoding L-ribulose-5-phosphate 3-epimerase: MTTLGIYEKALPKNISWEERLRLASSLGFDFVEMSIDETDERLTRLDWSKSERKKVIDAVHETGVKILSICLSGHRRFPFGSEDVEKRQIALKMMQKAVDLASDIGVRTIQLAGYDVYYEKKSLASREYFIENLKQAVAMAARKEVVLSIEIMDDPFMNSISKFLKIKEQIRSPYLQVYPDIGNLSAWPKNDVGYELELGIDQISAIHLKDTLAVNSHFEGKFKEVPFGEGCVDFLGCLKTLKRLEYNGPFLIEMWSETSETPEKEIEQAKAFLIPFLKEVGYVE; the protein is encoded by the coding sequence ATGACCACGTTAGGGATTTATGAAAAAGCACTCCCAAAGAATATTAGTTGGGAAGAACGATTAAGATTAGCTAGTAGCTTAGGGTTTGACTTTGTAGAAATGTCTATTGATGAAACAGATGAAAGACTGACAAGACTAGATTGGTCAAAATCGGAACGAAAAAAAGTGATTGATGCTGTACATGAAACAGGAGTAAAAATCTTGTCCATTTGCTTAAGCGGACATCGCCGTTTTCCATTCGGTTCCGAAGATGTAGAAAAAAGACAGATCGCGTTAAAAATGATGCAAAAAGCGGTGGATCTAGCATCTGATATAGGCGTTAGAACCATTCAACTTGCAGGATATGATGTTTATTACGAAAAAAAGAGTCTAGCATCAAGAGAGTACTTTATCGAAAATTTAAAACAGGCAGTAGCGATGGCGGCGAGAAAAGAAGTTGTTTTATCCATTGAAATTATGGATGATCCATTTATGAATTCTATTTCAAAATTTTTAAAAATCAAAGAACAAATTCGCTCGCCTTACTTACAAGTTTATCCAGACATAGGAAATTTATCTGCTTGGCCTAAAAACGATGTTGGATATGAACTGGAACTGGGAATTGATCAAATCTCAGCAATCCACTTAAAGGATACTTTAGCGGTGAATAGTCATTTTGAAGGGAAATTTAAAGAAGTTCCTTTTGGTGAAGGGTGTGTGGACTTTTTAGGTTGTCTAAAAACATTGAAACGCTTAGAATACAATGGCCCTTTTTTAATTGAAATGTGGAGTGAAACTAGTGAAACACCTGAAAAAGAAATTGAACAAGCGAAGGCATTTTTAATTCCTTTTTTAAAGGAGGTAGGATATGTTGAATGA
- a CDS encoding L-ribulose-5-phosphate 4-epimerase — protein sequence MLNEQLIMEMKERVFEANLALPESGLVKLTWGNVSEINREAGVIVIKPSGVPYCTMKASDMVVTDLAGELLEAGMKPSSDLATHVELYKAFEGVNAVVHTHSKNAVMWAQAGREIPAYGTTHADTFYGMVPCTRQLTAEEVASAYEVETGKVIIETFKKGGIDPIAVPGVLVYGHGPFTWGATPQKAVENSIVLDEIAEMACVTEVVNDAVPPIPQYLLDKHYFRKHGVNAYYGQY from the coding sequence ATGTTGAATGAGCAATTAATAATGGAGATGAAGGAACGAGTATTTGAAGCAAACTTGGCTTTACCAGAGTCTGGCTTAGTAAAACTAACTTGGGGAAATGTTAGTGAAATCAACCGAGAAGCGGGAGTGATCGTTATTAAACCAAGCGGTGTTCCCTACTGCACGATGAAAGCTTCAGATATGGTAGTCACGGACTTGGCTGGGGAATTATTGGAAGCAGGAATGAAACCATCATCTGATTTGGCCACACACGTTGAATTATACAAAGCGTTTGAAGGCGTCAATGCTGTTGTACATACCCATTCAAAAAATGCAGTAATGTGGGCACAAGCTGGTCGAGAAATTCCAGCTTATGGAACAACACATGCCGACACTTTTTACGGCATGGTTCCTTGTACCCGACAACTGACAGCAGAAGAAGTGGCGTCAGCCTATGAAGTAGAAACAGGCAAAGTAATTATTGAAACATTTAAAAAAGGAGGAATTGATCCTATAGCTGTTCCTGGAGTACTGGTTTATGGTCACGGTCCATTTACGTGGGGAGCGACGCCGCAAAAAGCTGTAGAAAATAGTATAGTTTTAGACGAAATAGCTGAAATGGCTTGTGTGACAGAAGTGGTAAATGATGCTGTCCCTCCAATTCCACAGTATCTTTTAGACAAACACTATTTTAGGAAACATGGTGTAAATGCATATTATGGTCAATATTAA
- the comGA gene encoding competence type IV pilus ATPase ComGA translates to MDIKELSVKLIEWGINQGVQDVYVLPIKNRIQIFARKGREKLIFEELSEREGEKLIFHFKFIGSMDVGEKRKAQVGAATYRINDGEKRLRLSTVGDFRQRESLVIRFLHIFGNSQENYFLPKQLTDIRFQVKRRGLHLFCGPVGSGKTTLMYKLAKETDRFQQVITIEDPVEIEEATFLQLQTNSKIDLTYDVLIKACLRHRPDILIIGEIRDGLTAQAAIRAALTGHTVFATLHAKSINGVYERLSELGVQQRELAECVTGIIYQRLLSFQSATKKEISGLLIDYDFSGKGVSNWKNELRKVWAYGFIGDQTFEEEKE, encoded by the coding sequence ATGGATATTAAAGAGCTTTCTGTAAAGTTAATTGAATGGGGAATAAATCAAGGCGTGCAAGATGTATATGTTTTACCAATTAAAAATCGTATTCAAATATTTGCTAGAAAAGGGAGGGAAAAACTTATTTTTGAGGAGTTGAGTGAAAGAGAAGGGGAAAAATTAATCTTTCATTTTAAGTTTATTGGCAGTATGGATGTTGGTGAAAAAAGGAAAGCACAAGTTGGAGCAGCAACATATCGGATAAATGATGGGGAAAAAAGATTGCGCTTGTCTACTGTAGGCGATTTTAGACAAAGAGAAAGTTTGGTTATTCGTTTTTTACATATATTTGGAAATAGCCAAGAAAATTACTTTTTACCCAAGCAATTGACGGATATTCGATTTCAGGTCAAACGCAGAGGGCTCCATCTATTTTGTGGTCCTGTTGGCTCAGGAAAAACCACACTGATGTACAAGCTAGCGAAGGAAACAGATCGGTTTCAACAAGTAATTACTATAGAAGATCCAGTAGAAATCGAAGAAGCTACCTTTCTTCAATTGCAAACAAACTCAAAAATTGATTTGACCTATGATGTATTGATTAAAGCTTGTTTACGTCACCGACCGGATATTTTGATCATTGGAGAGATTCGAGATGGATTGACCGCGCAAGCGGCCATTCGGGCAGCACTTACAGGACATACGGTATTTGCTACATTACATGCTAAAAGTATTAATGGGGTTTATGAGCGTTTATCGGAACTTGGCGTACAACAAAGAGAACTGGCAGAATGCGTGACCGGAATCATTTATCAGCGTCTGTTATCCTTTCAATCAGCAACAAAAAAAGAAATAAGTGGTCTATTAATAGATTATGATTTTTCTGGAAAAGGTGTTTCTAATTGGAAAAATGAATTAAGAAAGGTTTGGGCATATGGATTTATTGGTGATCAAACATTTGAAGAAGAAAAAGAATAA
- a CDS encoding type II secretion system F family protein, whose amino-acid sequence MKKKKNNRLTKKQQRVFIHLLTDLLRNGFTIQESLSFMKKSNSIPSQPVDYVLDCMEQGESLNTSLAVIGFKEIIVTQIEFAQIHGDLAGTLKKIKDYLELMDRQQQNIYKVVSYPLLLMLF is encoded by the coding sequence TTGAAGAAGAAAAAGAATAATAGATTGACAAAAAAGCAACAACGAGTATTCATTCATTTATTGACAGATTTATTGAGGAATGGATTTACAATTCAAGAAAGTTTATCATTCATGAAAAAGTCAAATTCTATCCCCTCACAGCCCGTTGACTATGTGCTTGATTGTATGGAACAAGGTGAGTCATTAAATACAAGTTTAGCTGTGATTGGTTTTAAAGAAATCATTGTGACACAAATTGAATTTGCACAAATACATGGTGATCTAGCAGGAACCTTGAAAAAAATAAAAGACTATCTAGAATTGATGGATAGGCAACAACAAAACATCTATAAAGTAGTAAGTTATCCATTATTATTGATGCTTTTTTAA
- a CDS encoding type II secretion system F family protein, with protein sequence MKNGTIHRDNIGITFIQHSPYYILSVLSLVCISTVIIRLYLKRKSSLDKAIFFSRIPVLGSFYKEYSSAFFALEWGKLFSQGLEIKAVIQLMKATNHRSLMGELAQIIEERSMLGQSFYEQLPLFSFFSPELSLIIQQGEVKGKLGKELILYSELCWQRFFNRMEKAIQWIQPIIFLVVALLVVSIYAAMLLPIYGGMEEFL encoded by the coding sequence ATGAAAAATGGGACGATACACCGTGATAACATAGGAATTACCTTTATTCAGCATAGTCCATATTATATCCTTTCAGTGTTGAGTTTAGTATGCATTTCAACTGTTATTATTCGGTTGTATTTGAAGCGTAAAAGTTCATTAGATAAAGCAATATTTTTTTCAAGAATACCTGTTTTAGGTTCTTTTTATAAAGAATACAGTTCGGCTTTTTTCGCGCTTGAATGGGGAAAATTATTTTCTCAAGGGTTAGAAATCAAAGCAGTCATTCAATTGATGAAAGCTACCAATCACCGATCATTAATGGGAGAATTAGCCCAAATAATTGAAGAAAGATCTATGTTGGGTCAAAGCTTCTATGAACAATTACCGCTATTTTCCTTCTTTTCACCTGAATTATCATTAATCATCCAACAAGGAGAAGTTAAAGGAAAATTAGGGAAAGAATTGATTTTGTATAGCGAATTATGCTGGCAGCGATTTTTTAATCGTATGGAGAAAGCGATTCAATGGATTCAACCGATTATTTTTTTAGTTGTTGCTTTATTAGTTGTTAGTATTTATGCAGCAATGCTATTGCCGATATATGGTGGGATGGAGGAATTTTTATGA
- the comGC gene encoding competence type IV pilus major pilin ComGC, translated as MKKKRIQMNHQGFTLLEMLVVLLIISVLILLFVPNLSKHKEGVDKKGNEAIVKIVETQLDLYTMENNQVPTLEQLLKEKYITQDQYDKYQASQK; from the coding sequence ATAAAAAAGAAACGAATACAAATGAACCATCAAGGGTTTACTTTATTAGAAATGTTAGTTGTTTTATTGATTATTTCGGTATTGATTTTATTGTTTGTTCCTAATCTTTCTAAACACAAAGAAGGTGTTGATAAAAAGGGCAACGAGGCAATTGTGAAAATAGTAGAAACCCAACTTGATTTATATACAATGGAAAACAATCAAGTTCCAACATTAGAGCAATTGTTAAAAGAAAAATATATCACTCAAGATCAATACGATAAATATCAGGCAAGTCAAAAATGA
- a CDS encoding prepilin-type N-terminal cleavage/methylation domain-containing protein: MKGFTLIESLMVLFIVLFFYYCLR; encoded by the coding sequence ATGAAAGGTTTCACTTTAATAGAGTCTTTGATGGTTTTATTTATTGTACTCTTTTTTTATTATTGCCTACGTTAG
- the comGD gene encoding competence type IV pilus minor pilin ComGD produces MPTLAIQRWKQAIETEQFLATFEKKLLFTQQMAIVNSNNTEIIFQEQEQKINFLILGFEEEVSENSLTIPDSLQGTGPNKIIFKKDTGNNGNLSKYSFLWSAKRQLIEFQFQLGSGRYVKKIKKT; encoded by the coding sequence TTGCCTACGTTAGCTATACAAAGGTGGAAACAAGCCATAGAAACTGAACAATTTTTAGCCACATTCGAAAAAAAACTGTTATTTACGCAACAAATGGCTATCGTAAACAGTAACAACACAGAAATTATTTTCCAAGAGCAAGAGCAAAAAATCAATTTTTTAATTTTAGGATTTGAGGAAGAGGTATCTGAAAATAGTTTAACAATTCCCGATTCATTGCAAGGGACAGGCCCCAATAAAATTATTTTTAAAAAAGATACGGGAAATAATGGAAACCTGTCCAAATACTCTTTTTTGTGGTCAGCAAAACGCCAATTGATTGAGTTTCAATTCCAGCTAGGGAGCGGTCGTTATGTCAAAAAGATCAAAAAAACTTGA
- the comGE gene encoding competence type IV pilus minor pilin ComGE, whose protein sequence is MSKRSKKLEGYILLESLIALGLLCLVIGSYFSLNLFLLKKKKEVSHQLLMQQVLYEELRHYENYEGQEQRIVYREEQIYHLHFYKQKEELIKVEITNGKETFTLKKE, encoded by the coding sequence ATGTCAAAAAGATCAAAAAAACTTGAAGGGTATATTCTACTTGAAAGTTTAATTGCTTTAGGACTTTTATGTTTGGTGATTGGAAGTTATTTTTCACTGAATTTATTTTTGTTGAAAAAAAAGAAAGAAGTGAGCCATCAACTCTTAATGCAACAAGTTTTATATGAAGAATTAAGACATTATGAAAACTACGAAGGTCAAGAACAACGAATTGTTTATAGAGAAGAACAAATATATCACTTGCATTTTTATAAGCAAAAAGAAGAATTAATCAAAGTGGAGATTACAAATGGGAAAGAAACGTTTACTCTTAAAAAGGAATAA
- the comGF gene encoding competence type IV pilus minor pilin ComGF codes for MGKKRLLLKRNKNNYSGFTLFECLLALLLLSTICLLFSSSLKAVATVTSQLKDQRVKEWQIFLIQLENELKDCYYETTQTNKMILKNKRNKASIWIEYKLGKIVKVENGGFQPLLTEVKQANFTEENKAVRINVTFDSGVEVTAKWIITQEHQNEK; via the coding sequence ATGGGAAAGAAACGTTTACTCTTAAAAAGGAATAAAAACAATTATTCTGGTTTTACATTATTTGAATGTTTACTTGCTTTACTGTTACTATCAACGATTTGTCTACTTTTTTCATCTTCGCTTAAGGCTGTTGCAACGGTCACTAGTCAGTTAAAAGATCAGCGAGTAAAGGAGTGGCAAATATTCTTAATTCAACTAGAAAATGAATTAAAAGATTGTTACTACGAAACAACACAAACCAATAAAATGATTCTTAAAAACAAACGAAATAAAGCATCTATTTGGATTGAGTATAAATTAGGGAAAATCGTTAAAGTAGAGAACGGAGGTTTTCAGCCGCTACTTACAGAAGTAAAACAAGCAAATTTTACAGAAGAAAATAAAGCAGTAAGAATTAATGTTACTTTTGACAGTGGAGTAGAGGTGACTGCAAAATGGATTATCACTCAGGAGCATCAAAATGAAAAATAG
- the comGG gene encoding competence type IV pilus minor pilin ComGG → MKNRHKGGILLTALLFTFLFSFIFILVLEDFKLSQHFSVQTKDYYTAKTIARLFVSTIKKQKVIEKSGRQQFSEGILEYEYDKKTLKIIININKKYYQFQERYQLETVESSK, encoded by the coding sequence ATGAAAAATAGACATAAAGGGGGGATTTTATTAACAGCGCTACTCTTTACATTTTTATTTAGTTTTATTTTTATACTCGTATTAGAAGACTTCAAGTTGTCACAGCATTTTTCCGTTCAAACAAAAGATTATTATACTGCAAAAACAATCGCTAGGTTATTTGTATCAACTATAAAAAAGCAAAAGGTGATTGAAAAATCAGGACGGCAACAGTTTTCAGAAGGAATATTAGAGTATGAATATGATAAAAAAACACTGAAAATCATCATTAACATAAATAAAAAATACTATCAATTTCAAGAAAGGTATCAACTTGAAACAGTTGAATCTTCAAAATAG
- a CDS encoding class I SAM-dependent methyltransferase: MFPEKIEKAFGLMEQSIQLLKESLDTSFLDAYAENGENIIDNFQVRVVDGVPDEQTAQKLKTIYQQLQAIELEPEEIRRLSQLVLLKGNKVESLQANHQLTPDSIGFLFVYLIEQLYSSKQPLKIVDIASGMGNLLLTIILNLQSAKYAVQGFGVDIDDTLLAVSATNNEWTKAPIQLFHQDGLQDLLVDPVDVAVSDLPIGYYPNDEKAKSFDSAAESGHTYAHHLLMEQAMKFVKPDGYGLFLIPTNILETEQSSFFKNWLQKNVYLQGMIQLPDELFKSEQSRKSILFVQNKGENSEQVKEVLVAKLGSLKDPAKVTQFFQQFEAWKSSNLK; the protein is encoded by the coding sequence TTGTTCCCTGAAAAAATAGAAAAGGCTTTCGGATTGATGGAACAATCGATTCAATTGCTTAAAGAATCATTAGACACTTCTTTTTTAGACGCATATGCTGAAAATGGAGAAAATATTATCGATAACTTTCAAGTACGTGTGGTTGATGGTGTACCGGATGAGCAAACTGCTCAAAAACTTAAAACCATTTATCAGCAATTGCAAGCAATCGAGTTGGAGCCAGAAGAAATTAGACGCTTATCTCAATTGGTTTTATTGAAAGGGAATAAAGTAGAGTCTCTTCAAGCAAATCATCAATTGACACCAGATAGCATTGGCTTTTTATTTGTTTATTTGATTGAACAATTGTACAGCTCAAAACAACCATTGAAAATAGTAGATATTGCTTCTGGAATGGGCAATTTACTTTTAACAATCATTCTTAATTTGCAATCTGCTAAATATGCGGTTCAAGGATTTGGCGTGGACATTGATGATACTTTACTAGCTGTTTCAGCGACTAATAATGAGTGGACCAAAGCGCCAATTCAATTGTTTCATCAAGATGGTTTGCAGGATTTATTAGTTGATCCAGTGGATGTGGCGGTTAGTGATTTGCCGATTGGTTACTATCCAAATGATGAAAAAGCGAAATCATTTGATTCGGCGGCTGAAAGCGGACATACTTATGCCCATCATTTATTGATGGAGCAGGCAATGAAATTTGTTAAACCTGATGGTTACGGATTATTTTTGATTCCAACCAATATTTTAGAGACAGAGCAAAGTTCGTTTTTCAAAAATTGGTTACAAAAAAATGTCTATCTACAAGGAATGATCCAATTACCAGATGAATTGTTTAAATCAGAGCAGTCCCGTAAAAGTATTTTATTTGTCCAAAATAAGGGTGAAAATAGTGAGCAAGTCAAAGAAGTATTAGTAGCCAAGTTAGGTTCACTGAAAGATCCTGCTAAAGTGACACAATTTTTTCAACAATTTGAGGCTTGGAAGTCTTCAAATTTAAAATAA
- a CDS encoding acetate kinase, translating to MSKTIAINAGSSSLKWQLYQMPSEEVVAKGIVERIGLNDSIFTIKYGDGEKYEEVIDINDHDVAVKMLLDKLIELNILASYDEITGVGHRVVAGGEDFKDSVVIDADVLAKIEKLSALAPLHNPANAMGIKAFKKILPDIVSVAVFDTSFHTTMPKHNFLYSIPTEYYEKFAARKYGAHGTSHKFVAERAAEMLGRPIEELKIITCHLGNGASITAVDGGKSVDTSMGFTPLAGVTMGTRSGDIDPSLLAYLMEKLELTDIKDMIDILNKKSGLLGLTGISSDMRDLEANMDKESVQVAYDIFTDRIRKYIGSYVTVLNGVDAIVFTAGIGENDSHVRSEVIKGMTWFGCELDEEKNNVRGKESIISTEDSAVKVLLIPTDEELMIARDVERLRK from the coding sequence ATGTCTAAAACAATTGCAATCAATGCTGGAAGTTCAAGTTTAAAATGGCAATTATACCAAATGCCAAGTGAAGAAGTAGTTGCTAAAGGAATCGTAGAAAGAATTGGTTTAAATGATTCAATTTTTACAATCAAATATGGAGACGGCGAAAAATATGAAGAAGTAATAGATATCAATGATCATGATGTTGCCGTAAAAATGTTATTAGACAAGTTGATTGAATTGAATATTTTAGCTTCTTACGATGAAATCACTGGTGTTGGACACCGTGTGGTTGCTGGTGGAGAAGATTTTAAAGATTCAGTTGTCATCGATGCTGACGTTTTAGCAAAAATCGAAAAATTATCGGCTCTTGCACCATTACACAATCCAGCAAATGCAATGGGAATCAAAGCATTCAAAAAAATCTTACCGGATATTGTTAGTGTTGCTGTTTTTGACACGTCTTTCCACACTACGATGCCAAAACACAACTTTTTATACAGTATTCCAACTGAATACTATGAAAAATTTGCTGCACGTAAATATGGTGCGCATGGAACAAGCCACAAATTTGTTGCAGAACGCGCAGCAGAAATGCTTGGTCGCCCAATTGAAGAATTAAAAATCATTACGTGTCACTTAGGTAATGGTGCTTCTATCACAGCTGTTGATGGTGGTAAATCTGTTGATACATCAATGGGCTTCACGCCACTTGCCGGTGTAACAATGGGCACTCGTTCAGGCGACATTGATCCTTCATTGTTAGCTTACTTAATGGAAAAACTTGAATTAACAGATATTAAAGATATGATTGATATCTTAAATAAAAAATCAGGTTTATTAGGTCTAACTGGTATCTCTAGTGATATGCGTGATTTAGAAGCAAATATGGACAAGGAGTCTGTACAAGTAGCGTATGATATCTTTACAGATCGTATTCGTAAATATATTGGTAGTTACGTAACTGTGTTAAACGGTGTAGATGCTATTGTCTTTACTGCAGGAATCGGTGAAAATGATTCACATGTTCGTAGTGAAGTAATTAAAGGCATGACTTGGTTCGGTTGTGAATTAGATGAAGAGAAAAATAACGTTCGTGGTAAAGAATCAATTATTTCTACAGAAGATTCAGCAGTGAAAGTATTGTTGATTCCAACAGATGAAGAATTAATGATTGCTCGTGATGTAGAACGTTTAAGAAAATAA
- a CDS encoding universal stress protein: protein MLQNYRKIMVAVDGSAEAELAFQKAINVAMRNDAELLLAHVIDTRAFQSVSSFDGVLAEQATEMAKQTLEGYKKQAKEHGCERVSTIIEYGSPKPIISKQLPEDHEVDLIMLGATGLNAVERLFIGSVSEYVIRTAACDVLVVRTDLENNVPIQEDDE, encoded by the coding sequence ATGTTACAAAATTATCGTAAGATCATGGTTGCTGTTGATGGCTCTGCAGAAGCAGAATTGGCTTTTCAAAAAGCAATCAATGTTGCAATGAGGAATGATGCAGAATTATTGTTAGCTCATGTGATTGACACTAGAGCTTTTCAATCTGTTTCTTCTTTTGATGGCGTATTAGCAGAACAAGCGACTGAAATGGCCAAACAAACTCTAGAAGGTTACAAAAAACAAGCAAAAGAGCATGGTTGTGAAAGAGTGTCTACCATTATTGAGTATGGTTCACCAAAACCAATTATTTCAAAACAACTACCTGAAGATCATGAGGTTGATTTAATCATGTTAGGGGCTACTGGCTTAAATGCTGTGGAACGTTTATTTATTGGTTCTGTTTCTGAATATGTCATCCGTACTGCGGCATGTGATGTATTGGTTGTAAGAACTGATTTAGAAAATAATGTTCCTATTCAAGAAGATGATGAGTAA